Proteins encoded within one genomic window of Pedobacter africanus:
- a CDS encoding SPOR domain-containing protein, which translates to MKKLLTGILCCFSAVVMAQTKGVVAVVKDPMIDSLIAKRIELNLKPATTGGPGTVIPVRPGTTIVSQMGYRVQIYYGSDRREVYNEQSKFNSSYPELNTYITYKQPNYYLRVGDFRTRLEAQRLLNELRPMFPTLFIFREKINAPNLEPQQ; encoded by the coding sequence ATGAAGAAATTGTTAACTGGTATATTGTGTTGCTTTTCTGCTGTGGTGATGGCCCAGACTAAGGGAGTAGTTGCAGTAGTTAAAGATCCGATGATAGACAGTTTGATTGCAAAACGTATAGAGTTGAACCTGAAACCCGCTACAACAGGGGGTCCAGGTACTGTAATCCCGGTAAGGCCGGGGACCACCATCGTTTCGCAAATGGGTTACCGGGTACAGATCTATTATGGGTCGGACCGGCGCGAGGTTTATAATGAGCAGAGCAAGTTTAACTCCAGCTACCCGGAATTAAATACCTACATTACCTATAAACAGCCGAATTATTATTTACGGGTTGGTGATTTTAGAACGCGGCTGGAAGCACAGCGCCTGCTAAATGAACTCAGACCAATGTTCCCTACCTTATTTATTTTCAGGGAAAAGATTAATGCACCTAATTTAGAACCACAGCAATGA